Within the Candidatus Eremiobacterota bacterium genome, the region TCGCTCGACGACTCGGTCCTGCCCGTCCTGCGCAAGCTCTACGCGCTCGGCGTCGACGTCGCGATGGACGACTTCGGGATCGGCTACAGCTCGCTCTCGTACTTGAAGCGGCTGCCGATCACCGTGCTCAAGGTCGACCGCAGCTTCGTGCGCGACATCGCCACGGATCCGTACGACGAGGCGATCGTGACCTCGATCGTCGCGATCGCGAACGCGCTCGGCATGCGCGTGATCGCCGAAGGCTTGGAAGACGAAGCGCAAGTGCAGCGCGTCGCGGCGCTGGGATGCACGGGCGGCCAGGGCTTCCGTTTCGGCAAGGCTGAGCCGGTCGCGGCGCTCCTGCAGTACGCGGCCCGGCCGAACGTGCCGCGGCTGGCCCTCGCCTGAGCCGACAAACGTCCGTTCGACGACGCGTTCGGATGTGATAGAGTGATGCGTCACCTGCGGGTGGCGTCTTCCTTGCGCGATCTTTCGAAACACCGACGATCGACCTCGCGCGCTCCGTTTCGAAAGAATCGAATGCAACCGACTTTTGACGCACTGGGCTTGAGCCCGGTGTCGCTCCGTGCCGTGCGCGAGCTCGGCTTCACCGTTCCGACCCCCGTGCAAGCGGCGGCGATCCCGGCCGCGCTGGCGGGCGGCGACGTCCTGGCCAGCGCCCAGACCGGAACCGGTAAGACCGCCGCCTTCGGCCTGCCGCTCCTCGAGCGGCTTGCCGCGCTGCCGCGCAAGCAGACGCGCGCTCTGATCCTTGCGCCGACCCGCGAGCTCGCGGCCCAGATCGCCTCGCATCTGAGCGCGCTCGGCAAGGGAACGAACCTGCGCGTCGCGGCGGTCTACGGCGGCGTCGGTTTCGGCGGCCAGCGCGCGGCGTTCGCGCGCGGCACCGAGATCGTCGTCGCGACGCCCGGCCGGCTCATCGACCTCGTGAACCAAGGTGCGGCGCGGCTCGGCGGCGTCTCGCTGCTCGTCCTCGACGAAGCGGACCGCATGCTCGACATGGGCTTTCTGCCGGCGGTGAAGCGCATCGTCGCGCAGCTTCCGGCCGAACGGCAAACGCTGCTGTTCTCCGCGACGATCGCGCCGGAGATCGAGAAGCTCGCGCGCGAGCTGATGCGCGATCCCGTTCGCGTCGAGATGGCTCCGCAGCGCACCGCGACGGCCGCGAACGGAATCGCGCACACCGCATACACCGTTCCGCAGCAGAGCAAGACCGATCTGCTCGTCGAGCTGCTGAAGGACGCGAACATCTACAGCGCGATCGCGTTCACTCGGACCAAGGCGCGCGCCAACCGGCTCGCACTCGCGCTGGAGAAGCACGCCGTGCCGGCGGAGCGAATCCACGGCGACCGCTCGCAGGCGCAGCGCACCCGCGCGCTGGCGGATTTCAAGCGCGGCAAGGTGCGCGTGCTGGTAGCGACCGACGTCGCGGCGCGCGGGATCGACATCGCGGACCTGGGGCACGTGGTGAACTTCGACGTGCCGATGATCCCCGAAGACTACGTCCACCGCGTGGGACGGACCGCGCGCGCCGAGCAGACGGGCGACGCGATCACCTTCGTCTCGCACGAGGAAGAGCGGCTTTTCCGCGACATCGAGAAGGCCGTCGGCCGCCGCATCGACCGCTCCAAGGTCCCGGTGCTCCCTGCGCGCGACCTCCACGTCTCCGAGGGAAACCGTAGTATCGACCGCCGTCCGAAGACTGCGGCTCGGCCCGGAAACCGCAGGGGACGCTAGCCCTTTTCGCCTAAAACGCGGCCCGTGACGTTCTTTATGGCCGTCACGGCCGCGCTCGCACTCTCAGCTTCTTCGACGCACGCGAGCGCGGTTCCAGACATCCGGGTGATCCGAACTGTTCCCGGCGTACACAAGCCGCGCTTCGTGCGTTTGCGCTTCGACGCCGTGGTCTTCGGCATCCGCGGGACCGACGAGCTGCTTGTCGATCTCGCGACCGGGCGCTTCGCCGAACGCACCGATGCGGGGCCGGCGAGCTCGTACCAAGGCTTCGACGGCGCGCGCGCGTGGTCGAGCGATGCGACCGGGCTCGCGGAGATCGCCGACGCGGCCGAAGACCGCTCGCTGGTGCTCGCGACCTCGTATCTGTTCGCGGGCGCGCGCCGCGCGCCGCGCGCCGAGGTGCTTTCGGCGACCCGGCGTTTTCTGCGCGAACGCTTGCGGTATCGCGGCCTGGCGCGGCCGATCGACGTGCGGATCGATCGCTCGACCGGGCGCCTCGCCGGCGCGGAGCTGCGCGCCGGATCCGAGCGCACGACGCTCGCGGTCGATGCGTACGGCAGCGCCGGAACGCTCATCGTTCCTGCGCGCCTCCGCAGCCACTCCGATTTCGGCGAGGTGCGGGAGACGCTGCGCAGCGTCGAGCTGCCGCGCGCGGCGGCGCGGAACGCGTTCGCGCCGCCGCGGCCGCCGAACGACACCACGCTCGCCGGCGTCACCACCGTTCCGCTCGCGATGTATCCGGACGGCCCGGTGGCGACGATTCGCGTCGACGGCGGGCCGCCGCTTCACGTGCTGGTCGACACGGGCTCGAGCTGCACGCTGACCGAGTCCGCCGCGCGGCGCGCGAAGCTGCGGCTCCTCGGCCGCGCGACGAGCGGCGGCGTCGGGCCGCACCTCGTTCCGACGCGTCTCGCGACGGCGAAGCGCGTGCGCATCGGCGGCGCGGAGTTGCGAAACCAGCCGGTGGAGGTGATCGCGGAGCGCGATCTCGCCGCCGACGGCATCATCGGCTACGAGCTGTTCGCGCGCCTGGCGGTGCGCTTCGATTTCGAACGCCGCACGATGCAGCTCGCGCGCGGGGCGGCGGCGCTGCGCCCGCGCGGAACGCGCGTCCCGTTCGTGCTGGCGGGCGGACAGCCGCAAGTCGACGGCGCGGTCGACGGCTTGCGCGGCCCGATCACGATCGACACCGGGAGCGGGTACGGCCTCGACGTGACCTCGCCGACGGTGCGCGCGCACGATCTCGTGCGCCGCTACCATGCGACCGAATACGAGTCTGCGGCGAACATCGGCGGTTTGCTGGCCGACTACCGCGCTCGCGCGCGCACGGTGCGCCTCGGCTCCGTCGTCGTGCACGACGTGCCGATCGCGCTCGATCTCGGCACGTCGGGCGCGCTCGACGATCCGAGCACGATCGGTAACGCCGGGCTCCCGATCCTGCGCCGTTTCGTCGTTGTGCTCGACTACCGGGGCCGCGCGATGTACCTCGAAACGCGGCGCTGATTCAGCGGCTCGCGCTCGCGGCCGGGCTCGCCGCGAACGCGGGATCTCCGAGCTGCCAGAGCAGGAACGCGAACTCGTCGGTCGCGAGCTGTTGCGCCTGCGCGCGCGAGCTGCCCAGGAAGCCGTGACCGGCGTCGTAGTCGACGCGCAGCAGCACCGGCTTCCCGCTCGACGTCGCGGCTTGCAGGCGTGCGGCGAACTTGCCGACGATCCACGGCGCGACGCGCGGGTCGTTCGCGCCGGTGATCGCGAGCACCGCCGGATACGGCGTGTGGTCCTTGACGTGCAGGTACGCGTCGGTCGCGTAGAGCGCATCCCAGCCGGTCTTGTTCGTGATCGTGCCGAACTCGGGGATGTTCGCGGGCCCGCCTTCGGCGAACTCGTCGCGCACGGCGTTCGTGTCGCCGACGACGTCCAGCGCCGCGGCGAAGAGCTCCGGATGCTGCACGATCGCGTTGCCGATCGTCACCCCGCCGGCGCTCGTCCCTTCGCCGGCCAGCTTCGCGGGCGAGGTGTACTTGTGGTCGATCAGATAGCGCGCGCAGGCGACGAAGTCGTCGATCGTGCGCTGCTTCGTCGCGATGTGCGCGCTGAAATGCCAGTCCTCGCCGTACTCGCCGCCGCCGCGCGGATGGCATTCGGCGAAGACGCCGCCGCGCTCCAGCCACGCCAGCCGAGTCGCGGAGAACGAGGGGCGAATGACGATTCCGTACGCGCCGTAGCCGTCGACCAGCGTCGGGTGCGAACCGTCGAGCGCAATGTGCTTCTGCAGCACGATCGAGAGCGGAACCTGGGTGCCGTCGGCGCTCGTCGCCAGCACTTCCTGCGAGGTGATCGCGGAGTAGTCGGGATCGTTCTGCTTGCGCAAGCCGGTGTCGAAGACGGTGCCGTTCGGCGCCGTGCGGAACCAGCGCGACGACTGCGTCCACGACTGCTCGACGAACGTCGCGCCGGCAATCATCGGATCGGTCGAGACGCCGCCGACGGCGCCGGCGTACGGCAGCGTCACCTCGGAGATCGTGCCGGGCGCGCCGTCCGCGCCGACGGCGAGCCGGCGCAGCTTCGAGAGCCCGGCCTCGAGATCGCGCAGATAGAATCCGTCGCCGGCGAGCGAGGCGTCTTCGATGACGCGCGCGGAAGCGGGGACGACGACGCGCGCGCTTGCGAGCGAGCCGTTGCGCAGATCGAGCGCGAGGATGCGGTGGCGCGGCGCGTTCTTGTGCGAGGTGAGGTAGACCACGTTGCCGACCGCGGTCGCGCCGAGAACGGCGTCGGCGTAGTCGGCGATCTTGCGCCACGGCGCGCGCACGTTCGTCGCGAGCGCGGCCGGCGCGGCGTAGAGCTGCAGCTCGTTCTGCACGCCGTGCGCGACGACGGCGAGCGCCCAGCGCGAGCGCGGCGAGACGCTCACGACGCCGACGTCTTCGGGACCGAGCGGGATCCGCGGCGAGAGACCGTAGCCGAAGATCGCCGGATCGCGGTCGGGATCGCGCCCGAGCACGTGCAAGCGGGTGACACCTTTGGTGTCGCGCTCGCTCTGCGGCGCGTTCGGCCGCGCTTTCGGCGTGCGGAAGTAGTAGAACGAACGGCCGTCGTCGCGCCACGACGGGGCGACGTAGATCGCGCGGTCGATCACGTCCGGGAGCAGCTTGCCGCTGCGCGCGTCGAGCACGTGCAGCACCGTCTTCTCCGAGCCGCCTTCGGAGACGCCGACCGCGACGTACCGCGCGTCGAGCGAAGGCGAGTAGTAGTCGATCGTGTAGTGCTCGTTCTTCGACCTCGCGAAGCGGTCGGGATCGAGGACGAGCCGTTCAGCGCCGCCCGCGACGGCTCGCGCATAGAGCCGCGTCGTGTTCGCGCCGGCCGGGCGCTTCTGGTAGAAGTACGTGCCGCCGGCGGGCTGCACGTCGGCGACCGTCTCCGTCGCGTTGTCGAGCTGCGCGATCCGTTGCGCGAGCGCGGTGCGGCCCGGCAAACCGTCAAGAACCTGCCGCGTGTACGCGCTCTGCGTCTTGAAGTACGCCGCCAAGCCCGGATCCTTCGGATCCTCGAAGTAGCGGTACGGGTCGGTGACGGTGACGCCGAAATGCGTTTCCGTCACCGGCCGAACCGGCGGCGCCGCCGGCGGGCTCGGCAGCGCCGCCGCAGCGAGCAGCGCGATCCCGGCGAACAGCAAAAGCGGGCGGGGGAGCGTCAGGCGCATCCCGCCCGCTTTCTCGCGCGACGGCCGCGTCCTCCTAAATCGTTCGGAGGGCGCGCTCTAGCGCGCTACGGGGTGAACGTGCAGGCGCTGACCTTGTTGGAGTACTCGCGCTGGATGTCGTACGTGTACCCGCTCAGGTTGACGTTGCCGTAGCTGCTGCGGCACAGGTCGCCGATCTCGCCGCCGTACTGGTTGTACCAGGCGAGGTTCGTCTGGACGTCCGGATCGGTGATCGTCTCCGAGTACTCGTGCGAGAGCGTCGAGAGCGTCGAGTCGACGACCTTGCCGTTCGGCGAGGAGCAGCCGTTGATCGCCTGGTACGGCTCGACCGTGTAGAGCGTGTGGCCGATGTCGCTGAAGTCGACCGCGCCGTGATAGGCGCAGTAGCCGCCGTTCTGCGCGTAGCACCCGCCCGCGCTCTGGCTGCACTGCTGCACGCCGGACTGCAAGAAGACGTGATAGATCTTGCCGTAGCCGGTGCCGACGCTCGAGGCGACGGCGTAGACGATGTTGTAGATGTCCTGGTCCTGCAGCGTCCCCGAGGTGTTGTAGTTCACCT harbors:
- a CDS encoding DEAD/DEAH box helicase, whose amino-acid sequence is MQPTFDALGLSPVSLRAVRELGFTVPTPVQAAAIPAALAGGDVLASAQTGTGKTAAFGLPLLERLAALPRKQTRALILAPTRELAAQIASHLSALGKGTNLRVAAVYGGVGFGGQRAAFARGTEIVVATPGRLIDLVNQGAARLGGVSLLVLDEADRMLDMGFLPAVKRIVAQLPAERQTLLFSATIAPEIEKLARELMRDPVRVEMAPQRTATAANGIAHTAYTVPQQSKTDLLVELLKDANIYSAIAFTRTKARANRLALALEKHAVPAERIHGDRSQAQRTRALADFKRGKVRVLVATDVAARGIDIADLGHVVNFDVPMIPEDYVHRVGRTARAEQTGDAITFVSHEEERLFRDIEKAVGRRIDRSKVPVLPARDLHVSEGNRSIDRRPKTAARPGNRRGR
- a CDS encoding retropepsin-like domain-containing protein; protein product: MRLRFDAVVFGIRGTDELLVDLATGRFAERTDAGPASSYQGFDGARAWSSDATGLAEIADAAEDRSLVLATSYLFAGARRAPRAEVLSATRRFLRERLRYRGLARPIDVRIDRSTGRLAGAELRAGSERTTLAVDAYGSAGTLIVPARLRSHSDFGEVRETLRSVELPRAAARNAFAPPRPPNDTTLAGVTTVPLAMYPDGPVATIRVDGGPPLHVLVDTGSSCTLTESAARRAKLRLLGRATSGGVGPHLVPTRLATAKRVRIGGAELRNQPVEVIAERDLAADGIIGYELFARLAVRFDFERRTMQLARGAAALRPRGTRVPFVLAGGQPQVDGAVDGLRGPITIDTGSGYGLDVTSPTVRAHDLVRRYHATEYESAANIGGLLADYRARARTVRLGSVVVHDVPIALDLGTSGALDDPSTIGNAGLPILRRFVVVLDYRGRAMYLETRR
- a CDS encoding prolyl oligopeptidase family serine peptidase; protein product: MRLTLPRPLLLFAGIALLAAAALPSPPAAPPVRPVTETHFGVTVTDPYRYFEDPKDPGLAAYFKTQSAYTRQVLDGLPGRTALAQRIAQLDNATETVADVQPAGGTYFYQKRPAGANTTRLYARAVAGGAERLVLDPDRFARSKNEHYTIDYYSPSLDARYVAVGVSEGGSEKTVLHVLDARSGKLLPDVIDRAIYVAPSWRDDGRSFYYFRTPKARPNAPQSERDTKGVTRLHVLGRDPDRDPAIFGYGLSPRIPLGPEDVGVVSVSPRSRWALAVVAHGVQNELQLYAAPAALATNVRAPWRKIADYADAVLGATAVGNVVYLTSHKNAPRHRILALDLRNGSLASARVVVPASARVIEDASLAGDGFYLRDLEAGLSKLRRLAVGADGAPGTISEVTLPYAGAVGGVSTDPMIAGATFVEQSWTQSSRWFRTAPNGTVFDTGLRKQNDPDYSAITSQEVLATSADGTQVPLSIVLQKHIALDGSHPTLVDGYGAYGIVIRPSFSATRLAWLERGGVFAECHPRGGGEYGEDWHFSAHIATKQRTIDDFVACARYLIDHKYTSPAKLAGEGTSAGGVTIGNAIVQHPELFAAALDVVGDTNAVRDEFAEGGPANIPEFGTITNKTGWDALYATDAYLHVKDHTPYPAVLAITGANDPRVAPWIVGKFAARLQAATSSGKPVLLRVDYDAGHGFLGSSRAQAQQLATDEFAFLLWQLGDPAFAASPAASASR